The following proteins come from a genomic window of Tenebrio molitor chromosome 9, icTenMoli1.1, whole genome shotgun sequence:
- the LOC138139134 gene encoding limbic system-associated membrane protein-like isoform X1, with translation MLSRTNMLLSTIYNSSSSQVVSGIKQCGLINHHPPFNSMLMEILPARNKQRKGITSEQISFVAGPNFGNGDGLIAPRFISRANTFRVVIGDTVVLPCEVQNLGSLVIVWKRGVTLLTAGQQKITADPRITLLGYNLQVRDIRYTDQGDYTCQIGDGSHGDLIHTVEILMPPSIQIYPNSGDVLTTRKGAPVSFECRANGNPSPIVQWSKKEGLLPSGLQVQTGYLLSLSNVQRQDAGVYQCTASNGIGQPVTGEVQLHVLYPPEISVAKSWVNSGEGLEAKLDCTVHADPPAEVLWYQNSFLLQATDRRIMSSKGKTYTLAIKNVQFSDFGNYSCTVVNSIGRDRKYIELSGKPGPARIVSPGYSNPHYYDLRWVVQSVLPVIEVKILYRRVMINSTMPYDHKGQWHDLVVKPNQKYDPKTSERIQSFRIMNLIPDSLYECLILTKNQHGYSEVSDLHQWFSSDKGRPFVHSSGHSFFSFSVATMMSLQIGNVLLYF, from the exons ATGTTATCCAGGACGAATATGTTGCTCTCAACCATCTATAATTCAAGTTCCAGTCAGGTTGTAAGCGGTATTAAACAATGTGGGCTAATCAATCACCATCCCCCATTCAATTCAATGCTGATGGAGATTTTGCCCGCACGTAACAAGCAGCGAAAGGGCATTACCTCCgaacaaatttcttttgttgcaGGTCCCAATTTCGGAAATGGAGATGGTCTAATCGCACCCAGGTTCATCTCTAGGGCCAACACTTTTCGAGTGGTGATCGGCGACACTGTGGTGCTCCCGTGTGAAGTCCAGAATTTGG gTTCGCTGGTCATAGTATGGAAGAGAGGTGTGACCCTTTTGACCGCCggtcaacaaaaaatcaccGCCGACCCTCGGATAACACTCTTGGGCTATAATCTGCAAGTGAGAGACATCAGATACACCGATCAGGGCGACTACACTTGTCAAATAGGGGACGGCTCTCACGGGGACCTGATCCACACCGTGGAGATCCTGA TGCCGCCCAGCATACAAATCTACCCGAACAGCGGCGACGTTTTGACAACAAGAAAGGGGGCTCCGGTTTCTTTCGAATGCAGAGCCAACGGCAACCCTTCGCCCATCGTTCAGTGGTCCAAAAAA GAAGGTTTGTTACCGTCGGGGCTGCAAGTCCAGACTGGATACCTCCTCTCGCTCAGTAATGTCCAGCGACAGGACGCGGGGGTCTACCAGTGCACCGCCTCCAACGGGATAGGCCAACCAGTAACGGGAGAAGTTCAATTGCACGTGCTTT ATCCTCCGGAGATAAGCGTGGCGAAGTCTTGGGTCAACTCCGGGGAAGGTCTGGAGGCAAAGTTGGACTGTACTGTTCACGCCGATCCACCCGCCGAA GTTTTATGGTACCAGAACTCGTTCCTTCTGCAAGCTACTGACCGCAGGATAATGTCGAGCAAGGGCAAGACCTACACGCTAGCAATAAAAAACGTGCAGTTCTCAGACTTCGGGAATTATAGCTGCACGGTCGTGAATTCGATAGGACGGGACCGCAAGTACATAGAGCTGTCGGGGAAGCCAGGACCTGCGAGGATCGTCAGCCCGGGGTACTCCAACCCGCACTACTACGACTTGCGATGGGTGGTGCAGTCCGTTCTGCCGGTCATCGAGGTCAAAATACTTTACAGACGCGTAATG ATCAATTCGACCATGCCGTACGACCACAAGGGCCAGTGGCACGATCTAGTCGTGAAGCCGAATCAAAAGTACGACCCCAAGACCAGCGAGAGGATTCAGTCTTTTCGCATCATGAATCTGATACCTGACTCTCTCTACGAATGTTTAATACTGACCAAAAATCAACACGGGTACAGCGAAGTGTCCGACCTCCACCAGTGGTTCAGCTCCGACAAGGGGCGACCGTTTGTACACTCGTCGGGGCACAGTTTCTTCAGTTTTAGTGTAGCGACAATGATGTCTTTGCAAATTGGCAACGTTTTATTGTACTTTTAA
- the LOC138139134 gene encoding limbic system-associated membrane protein-like isoform X3, with product MHSLGVVLVAFNCLNVSFGILNSGPNFGNGDGLIAPRFISRANTFRVVIGDTVVLPCEVQNLGSLVIVWKRGVTLLTAGQQKITADPRITLLGYNLQVRDIRYTDQGDYTCQIGDGSHGDLIHTVEILMPPSIQIYPNSGDVLTTRKGAPVSFECRANGNPSPIVQWSKKEGLLPSGLQVQTGYLLSLSNVQRQDAGVYQCTASNGIGQPVTGEVQLHVLYPPEISVAKSWVNSGEGLEAKLDCTVHADPPAEVLWYQNSFLLQATDRRIMSSKGKTYTLAIKNVQFSDFGNYSCTVVNSIGRDRKYIELSGKPGPARIVSPGYSNPHYYDLRWVVQSVLPVIEVKILYRRVMINSTMPYDHKGQWHDLVVKPNQKYDPKTSERIQSFRIMNLIPDSLYECLILTKNQHGYSEVSDLHQWFSSDKGRPFVHSSGHSFFSFSVATMMSLQIGNVLLYF from the exons ATGCACAGTTTAGGGGTTGTTCTTGTTGCATTCAATTGTCTAAATGTCTCTTTCGGAATACTCAATTCAG GTCCCAATTTCGGAAATGGAGATGGTCTAATCGCACCCAGGTTCATCTCTAGGGCCAACACTTTTCGAGTGGTGATCGGCGACACTGTGGTGCTCCCGTGTGAAGTCCAGAATTTGG gTTCGCTGGTCATAGTATGGAAGAGAGGTGTGACCCTTTTGACCGCCggtcaacaaaaaatcaccGCCGACCCTCGGATAACACTCTTGGGCTATAATCTGCAAGTGAGAGACATCAGATACACCGATCAGGGCGACTACACTTGTCAAATAGGGGACGGCTCTCACGGGGACCTGATCCACACCGTGGAGATCCTGA TGCCGCCCAGCATACAAATCTACCCGAACAGCGGCGACGTTTTGACAACAAGAAAGGGGGCTCCGGTTTCTTTCGAATGCAGAGCCAACGGCAACCCTTCGCCCATCGTTCAGTGGTCCAAAAAA GAAGGTTTGTTACCGTCGGGGCTGCAAGTCCAGACTGGATACCTCCTCTCGCTCAGTAATGTCCAGCGACAGGACGCGGGGGTCTACCAGTGCACCGCCTCCAACGGGATAGGCCAACCAGTAACGGGAGAAGTTCAATTGCACGTGCTTT ATCCTCCGGAGATAAGCGTGGCGAAGTCTTGGGTCAACTCCGGGGAAGGTCTGGAGGCAAAGTTGGACTGTACTGTTCACGCCGATCCACCCGCCGAA GTTTTATGGTACCAGAACTCGTTCCTTCTGCAAGCTACTGACCGCAGGATAATGTCGAGCAAGGGCAAGACCTACACGCTAGCAATAAAAAACGTGCAGTTCTCAGACTTCGGGAATTATAGCTGCACGGTCGTGAATTCGATAGGACGGGACCGCAAGTACATAGAGCTGTCGGGGAAGCCAGGACCTGCGAGGATCGTCAGCCCGGGGTACTCCAACCCGCACTACTACGACTTGCGATGGGTGGTGCAGTCCGTTCTGCCGGTCATCGAGGTCAAAATACTTTACAGACGCGTAATG ATCAATTCGACCATGCCGTACGACCACAAGGGCCAGTGGCACGATCTAGTCGTGAAGCCGAATCAAAAGTACGACCCCAAGACCAGCGAGAGGATTCAGTCTTTTCGCATCATGAATCTGATACCTGACTCTCTCTACGAATGTTTAATACTGACCAAAAATCAACACGGGTACAGCGAAGTGTCCGACCTCCACCAGTGGTTCAGCTCCGACAAGGGGCGACCGTTTGTACACTCGTCGGGGCACAGTTTCTTCAGTTTTAGTGTAGCGACAATGATGTCTTTGCAAATTGGCAACGTTTTATTGTACTTTTAA
- the LOC138139134 gene encoding limbic system-associated membrane protein-like isoform X2 — protein MLSRTNMLLSTIYNSSSSQVVSGIKQCGLINHHPPFNSMLMEILPARNKQRKGITSEQISFVAGPNFGNGDGLIAPRFISRANTFRVVIGDTVVLPCEVQNLGSLVIVWKRGVTLLTAGQQKITADPRITLLGYNLQVRDIRYTDQGDYTCQIGDGSHGDLIHTVEILMPPSIQIYPNSGDVLTTRKGAPVSFECRANGNPSPIVQWSKKEGLLPSGLQVQTGYLLSLSNVQRQDAGVYQCTASNGIGQPVTGEVQLHVLYPPEISVAKSWVNSGEGLEAKLDCTVHADPPAEVLWYQNSFLLQATDRRIMSSKGKTYTLAIKNVQFSDFGNYSCTVVNSIGRDRKYIELSGKPGPARIVSPGYSNPHYYDLRWVVQSVLPVIEVKILYRRINSTMPYDHKGQWHDLVVKPNQKYDPKTSERIQSFRIMNLIPDSLYECLILTKNQHGYSEVSDLHQWFSSDKGRPFVHSSGHSFFSFSVATMMSLQIGNVLLYF, from the exons ATGTTATCCAGGACGAATATGTTGCTCTCAACCATCTATAATTCAAGTTCCAGTCAGGTTGTAAGCGGTATTAAACAATGTGGGCTAATCAATCACCATCCCCCATTCAATTCAATGCTGATGGAGATTTTGCCCGCACGTAACAAGCAGCGAAAGGGCATTACCTCCgaacaaatttcttttgttgcaGGTCCCAATTTCGGAAATGGAGATGGTCTAATCGCACCCAGGTTCATCTCTAGGGCCAACACTTTTCGAGTGGTGATCGGCGACACTGTGGTGCTCCCGTGTGAAGTCCAGAATTTGG gTTCGCTGGTCATAGTATGGAAGAGAGGTGTGACCCTTTTGACCGCCggtcaacaaaaaatcaccGCCGACCCTCGGATAACACTCTTGGGCTATAATCTGCAAGTGAGAGACATCAGATACACCGATCAGGGCGACTACACTTGTCAAATAGGGGACGGCTCTCACGGGGACCTGATCCACACCGTGGAGATCCTGA TGCCGCCCAGCATACAAATCTACCCGAACAGCGGCGACGTTTTGACAACAAGAAAGGGGGCTCCGGTTTCTTTCGAATGCAGAGCCAACGGCAACCCTTCGCCCATCGTTCAGTGGTCCAAAAAA GAAGGTTTGTTACCGTCGGGGCTGCAAGTCCAGACTGGATACCTCCTCTCGCTCAGTAATGTCCAGCGACAGGACGCGGGGGTCTACCAGTGCACCGCCTCCAACGGGATAGGCCAACCAGTAACGGGAGAAGTTCAATTGCACGTGCTTT ATCCTCCGGAGATAAGCGTGGCGAAGTCTTGGGTCAACTCCGGGGAAGGTCTGGAGGCAAAGTTGGACTGTACTGTTCACGCCGATCCACCCGCCGAA GTTTTATGGTACCAGAACTCGTTCCTTCTGCAAGCTACTGACCGCAGGATAATGTCGAGCAAGGGCAAGACCTACACGCTAGCAATAAAAAACGTGCAGTTCTCAGACTTCGGGAATTATAGCTGCACGGTCGTGAATTCGATAGGACGGGACCGCAAGTACATAGAGCTGTCGGGGAAGCCAGGACCTGCGAGGATCGTCAGCCCGGGGTACTCCAACCCGCACTACTACGACTTGCGATGGGTGGTGCAGTCCGTTCTGCCGGTCATCGAGGTCAAAATACTTTACAGACGC ATCAATTCGACCATGCCGTACGACCACAAGGGCCAGTGGCACGATCTAGTCGTGAAGCCGAATCAAAAGTACGACCCCAAGACCAGCGAGAGGATTCAGTCTTTTCGCATCATGAATCTGATACCTGACTCTCTCTACGAATGTTTAATACTGACCAAAAATCAACACGGGTACAGCGAAGTGTCCGACCTCCACCAGTGGTTCAGCTCCGACAAGGGGCGACCGTTTGTACACTCGTCGGGGCACAGTTTCTTCAGTTTTAGTGTAGCGACAATGATGTCTTTGCAAATTGGCAACGTTTTATTGTACTTTTAA
- the LOC138139139 gene encoding galactokinase-like, with protein MAETIPEIKSVVQEAKNAFKKEFNEEANIVVYAPGRVNLIGEHIDYNDGFVMPMALPLVTVMVGKKIPGEETTILTMNPHTDPPNKTTIEMPNKNALVKTITPGPPKWSNYVKGVISNYIGDTPPAFKAVINSTVPTGGGLSSSAAIEVATYTFLDALVGPSAVMPTDKALACQKAEHDYANVPCGIMDQFISVMGKKGNALLIDCRSMTSTLIPMSDPKIVVLITNSNVKHELTGSEYATRRTQCHQAALILKKLSLRDAKMEDIDYLKKINTDEETIKRARHAVTEIQRTTEAAEALKKKDYKKFGQLMVASHNSLRDDFEVSCPELDQLVELAMQVEGVLGSRMTGGGFGGCTVTLVNSTAVTKVIDHVKKNYKGKPTFYVCKPSDGAQILSK; from the exons atgGCAGAAACTATACCCGAAATTAAATCCGTTGTGCAAGAGGCAAAAAatgcatttaaaaaagaattcaACGAAGAGGCGAATATCGTGGTGTACGCCCCTGGAAGGGTCAATTTAATTGGTGAACACATTGACTACAATGACGGATTTGTTATGCCTATg gCATTACCTTTAGTAACAGTCATGGTGGGCAAAAAAATCCCCGGCGAAGAAACAACCATTTTAACGATGAATCCACACACGGACCCACCCAACAAGACCACGATCGAGATGCCCAACAAGAACGCCTTAGTCAAAACAATCACACCTGGTCCCCCAAAATGGTCAAACTACGTCAAAG GTGTCATATCAAACTACATCGGGGACACACCTCCGGCTTTCAAAGCTGTTATTAACAGCACCGTCCCCACAGGAGGCGGCTTATCGAGCAGCGCTGCCATCGAAGTGGCGACTTACACATTCCTAGATGCTTTGGTCGGTCCAAGCGCGGTCAT GCCCACTGACAAGGCCCTCGCCTGTCAAAAGGCCGAACATGACTATGCCAACGTCCCGTGCGGGATCATGGACCAGTTCATCTCCGTCATGGGCAAAAAGGGCAACGCGCTCCTCATAGACTGCAGAAGCATGACCTCTACTCTGATCCCCATGTCCGATCCTAAGATTGTCGTGCTCATTACCAATTCAAACGTCAAACATGAACTGACTGGGAGCGAGTACGCGACCAGAAGGACCCAGTGCCACCAGGCCGCCCTcattttgaagaaattaaGTTTGAGAGACGCCAAAATGGAGGATATTGACT ATTTGAAAAAGATTAACACCGACGAAGAGACCATCAAACGTGCGCGTCACGCTGTCACCGAAATTCAACGCACAACTGAAGCTGCCGAGGCCCTCAAGAAGAAAGACTACAAAAAGTTCGGTCAACTTATGGTCGCTAGTCATAACTCGTTGCGGGATGATTTCGAGGTTTCTTGTCCGGAACTTGACCAACTGGTAGAGCTGGCGATGCAAGTCGAGGGAGTTTTGGGGAGCAGAATGACGGGCGGCGGTTTTGGCGGTTGCACCGTCACATTG GTCAACTCCACGGCCGTTACCAAAGTCATCGACCACGTCAAGAAGAATTACAAAGGCAAACCGACCTTTTATGTATGCAAACCGAGCGACGGGGCTCAAATTCTAAGTAAATAA
- the LOC138139135 gene encoding uncharacterized protein isoform X1 — MSVSDPLIKDIKGCTLKLFTESLSKKITDSSQDLQDFCQILEKIFHRGLTQTQTSFYGNKKTEVYTWMSSLAAEETALESFNYRNSVQEVQSTKHVQTPLGKFRLLVRHCLMKKCLHFSLQYLNNSNKAKLFYDKHSIIGDEILSAILLSVFLQCNKINFELDLTNCAFLDLTWQTPDLVKLELVPCKNLGISISFSENKAVIVHVKSNSVASESGEICTGDILSNLNGVEINSSCKGRLNAIFRANKGKPINLVVVKAFHKQSQDVFAPVKTILEKLQIDPVKITNRSQSEHTTETATCAPKSTKSGYSATYLGLVSVGNNGSVRQIEEAIKRRLSMTKSDTQKPVIFEIGEMNIKVLDSETGGIVFKHSYMQISSCGSVPALPNYVAYIAGDENCDTASNFVCYIFHVQNIEDACTILQSIGGSFHSLWISLTFCDLFFQGKDSAGRISPSRTPSTTHFNRTIKNLMLYVQAEAQNLKQNTFFTL, encoded by the exons ATGTCAGTCAGTGACCCATTGATTAAAGATATTaaag GATGCACGTTGAAGCTTTTCACCGAGTCTCTGTCGAAAAAAATCACAGATTCGAGTCAAGATCTACAAGACTTTTGCCAAATTCTCGAAAAAATCTTCCATAGAGGGTTAACCCAAACCCAGACCAGTTTTTAcggtaataaaaaaacagaggTGTACACGTGGATGTCTTCTCTGGCGGCAGAAGAAACCGCTTTggaaagtttcaattatagaaaCAGCGTCCAAGAGGTGCAAAGCACTAAACACGTGCAAACCCCTCTGGGAAAGTTTCGACTATTAGTGAGACATTGTTTAATGAAAAagtgtttacatttttctctGCAGTATTTG AACAATTCAAACAAGGCAAAGCTTTTCTACGATAAACATTCGATAATCGGGGATGAAATCTTGTCGGCAATATTGTTATCCGTGTTTCTGCaatgcaataaaataaatttcgaaTTAGATCTGACTAATTGTGCGTTTTTAGACCTGACTTGGCAGACACCCGACTTGGTAAAACTCGAACTTGTACCGTGTAAAAATTTGGGGATTAGTATTAG TTTTTCAGAAAATAAAGCAGTTATTGTACACGTGAAGTCCAACAGCGTGGCGTCAGAGTCC GGCGAAATCTGCACGGGCGATATTCTGTCAAATTTAAACGGCGTCGAAATAAATTCGTCTTGCAAGGGGCGACTTAACGCGATTTTCCGCGCTAATAAAGGCAAGCCGATCAATTTAGTCGTCGTGAAAGCATTCCATAAACAATCCCAGGACGTCTTTGCACCCGTGAAAACAATACTGGAAAAGTTGCAAATTGATCCTGTGAAGATCACAAATCGTTCGCAGAGTGAACACACCACCGAGAC GGCGACATGCGCGCCAAAAAGTACCAAATCTGGATACAGCGCGACTTATTTGGGCCTCGTGAGCGTCGGAAACAACGGAAGCGTCAGACAAATTGAAGAAGCCATAAAACGTCGCTTGAGCATGACGAAGAGCGACACACAAAAGCCGGTAATATTTGAAATTGGAGAGATGAACATCAAAGTATTAGACTCTGAGACAGGGGGC ATCGTTTTTAAACACTCGTATATGCAGATCTCGTCTTGCGGATCGGTCCCCGCTTTGCCCAACTACGTCGCGTACATTGCAGG GGACGAGAACTGTGATACGGCGTCTAACTTTgtttgttacatttttcacGTCCAAAACATTGAAGACGCGTGCACGATCTTGCAAAGTATAGGTGGGAGCTTTCACTCACTGTGGATTTCGTTGACGTTTtgcgatttattttttcagggCAAGGATTCGGCAGGACGCATTTCGCCGTCTAGAACTCCCTCTACGACACACTTTAAtcgtacaataaaaaatttaatgcttTACGTGCAAGCCGAAGCGCAAAATCTCaaacagaatacatttttcactttgtaa
- the LOC138139135 gene encoding uncharacterized protein isoform X2, translated as MSVSDPLIKDIKGCTLKLFTESLSKKITDSSQDLQDFCQILEKIFHRGLTQTQTSFYGNKKTEVYTWMSSLAAEETALESFNYRNSVQEVQSTKHVQTPLGKFRLLVRHCLMKKCLHFSLQYLNNSNKAKLFYDKHSIIGDEILSAILLSVFLQCNKINFELDLTNCAFLDLTWQTPDLVKLELVPCKNLGISISFSENKAVIVHVKSNSVASESGEICTGDILSNLNGVEINSSCKGRLNAIFRANKGKPINLVVVKAFHKQSQDVFAPVKTILEKLQIDPVKITNRSQSEHTTETATCAPKSTKSGYSATYLGLVSVGNNGSVRQIEEAIKRRLSMTKSDTQKPVIFEIGEMNIKVLDSETGGIVFKHSYMQISSCGSVPALPNYVAYIAGDENCDTASNFVCYIFHVQNIEDACTILQSIGQGFGRTHFAV; from the exons ATGTCAGTCAGTGACCCATTGATTAAAGATATTaaag GATGCACGTTGAAGCTTTTCACCGAGTCTCTGTCGAAAAAAATCACAGATTCGAGTCAAGATCTACAAGACTTTTGCCAAATTCTCGAAAAAATCTTCCATAGAGGGTTAACCCAAACCCAGACCAGTTTTTAcggtaataaaaaaacagaggTGTACACGTGGATGTCTTCTCTGGCGGCAGAAGAAACCGCTTTggaaagtttcaattatagaaaCAGCGTCCAAGAGGTGCAAAGCACTAAACACGTGCAAACCCCTCTGGGAAAGTTTCGACTATTAGTGAGACATTGTTTAATGAAAAagtgtttacatttttctctGCAGTATTTG AACAATTCAAACAAGGCAAAGCTTTTCTACGATAAACATTCGATAATCGGGGATGAAATCTTGTCGGCAATATTGTTATCCGTGTTTCTGCaatgcaataaaataaatttcgaaTTAGATCTGACTAATTGTGCGTTTTTAGACCTGACTTGGCAGACACCCGACTTGGTAAAACTCGAACTTGTACCGTGTAAAAATTTGGGGATTAGTATTAG TTTTTCAGAAAATAAAGCAGTTATTGTACACGTGAAGTCCAACAGCGTGGCGTCAGAGTCC GGCGAAATCTGCACGGGCGATATTCTGTCAAATTTAAACGGCGTCGAAATAAATTCGTCTTGCAAGGGGCGACTTAACGCGATTTTCCGCGCTAATAAAGGCAAGCCGATCAATTTAGTCGTCGTGAAAGCATTCCATAAACAATCCCAGGACGTCTTTGCACCCGTGAAAACAATACTGGAAAAGTTGCAAATTGATCCTGTGAAGATCACAAATCGTTCGCAGAGTGAACACACCACCGAGAC GGCGACATGCGCGCCAAAAAGTACCAAATCTGGATACAGCGCGACTTATTTGGGCCTCGTGAGCGTCGGAAACAACGGAAGCGTCAGACAAATTGAAGAAGCCATAAAACGTCGCTTGAGCATGACGAAGAGCGACACACAAAAGCCGGTAATATTTGAAATTGGAGAGATGAACATCAAAGTATTAGACTCTGAGACAGGGGGC ATCGTTTTTAAACACTCGTATATGCAGATCTCGTCTTGCGGATCGGTCCCCGCTTTGCCCAACTACGTCGCGTACATTGCAGG GGACGAGAACTGTGATACGGCGTCTAACTTTgtttgttacatttttcacGTCCAAAACATTGAAGACGCGTGCACGATCTTGCAAAGTATAG ggCAAGGATTCGGCAGGACGCATTTCGCCGTCTAG
- the LOC138138555 gene encoding putative gustatory receptor 28b, producing MNPVLVSAVSLYSRLSILYQIYHKSSAVLTLLEKVDALLGPTHLTENATAIKIFCLLTLLISFPFQIISYVRLTITSTAVITQFAIFFLNIYNNFSAACCELQFISITWLVFARFRLVHKNLKKIGDALERNLRRDGIKKNKASQVERSGEDLSAKIAVLKECRHVLCDVSDRLNQIYNGQLFVSLSSLFVNVLLNLYFAIFGGFAQPATQHVNAQMLPSVVNSLTWSLYYFLRFAFICATADALVNEGNSTRVFISNLMRHRVENNTKEELWTFLSFAVARKIKITAYGFFSVNLRLVTTVEDALRYRKHILGGPRSVT from the exons ATGAATCCCGTGCTAGTGTCGGCGGTGAGCTTATACTCCCGACTTTCCATTTTGTACCAAATATATCACAAAAGCTCCGCCGTCTTGACACTTCTCGAAAAAGTCGACGCCTTATTGGGACCAACTCACCTCACCGAAAACGCAACCgctatcaaaatattctgccTCTTGACACTCTTAATCTCGTTTCCTTTTCAAATCATCTCTTACGTGCGTCTCACCATCACTTCCACAGCTGTGATAACTCAATTCGCTATTTTTTTCCTCAACATCTACAACAATTTTTCCGCGGCGTGCTGCGAGCTACAGTTTATTTCGATCACTTGGTTGGTTTTCGCACGATTTCGATTGGTCCACAAGAATCTAAAGAAAATTGGAGACGCTTTGGAACGAAATTTGAGACGAGATG GAATTAAGAAAAACAAAGCGAGTCAAGTCGAGAGGAGTGGTGAGGATTTGTCGGCAAAAATTGCAGTGTTGAAGGAGTGTCGACACGTCCTGTGCGACGTCAGTGACAgattaaatcaaatttacaacGGTCAGTTGTTCGTGTCGTTGTCCAGTTTGTTTGTTAATGTGTtgctaaatttatattttgcgATTTTTGGAGGGTTTGCGCAACCGGCGACCCAACATGTGAACGCGCAGATGCTGCCCAGTGTTGTTAACAGCCTCACCTGGAGTCTTTACTATTTTTTAAGATTCGCTTTCATTTGTGCAACTGCAGACGCTCTAGTGAACGAA GGAAATTCTACCAGAGTGTTCATTTCTAATTTAATGAGACACCGTGTAGAAAACAATACCAAAGAGGAG CTCTGGACTTTCTTAAGCTTCGCAGTagcaagaaaaattaaaattaccgCGTATGGCTTCTTCAGTGTTAATTTGAGGCTTGTCACAACGGTAGAAGATGCATTACGCTACCGGAAGCACATACTTGGTGGTCCTCGCTCAGTTACATAA
- the LOC138139135 gene encoding uncharacterized protein isoform X3, producing MSSLAAEETALESFNYRNSVQEVQSTKHVQTPLGKFRLLVRHCLMKKCLHFSLQYLNNSNKAKLFYDKHSIIGDEILSAILLSVFLQCNKINFELDLTNCAFLDLTWQTPDLVKLELVPCKNLGISISFSENKAVIVHVKSNSVASESGEICTGDILSNLNGVEINSSCKGRLNAIFRANKGKPINLVVVKAFHKQSQDVFAPVKTILEKLQIDPVKITNRSQSEHTTETATCAPKSTKSGYSATYLGLVSVGNNGSVRQIEEAIKRRLSMTKSDTQKPVIFEIGEMNIKVLDSETGGIVFKHSYMQISSCGSVPALPNYVAYIAGDENCDTASNFVCYIFHVQNIEDACTILQSIGGSFHSLWISLTFCDLFFQGKDSAGRISPSRTPSTTHFNRTIKNLMLYVQAEAQNLKQNTFFTL from the exons ATGTCTTCTCTGGCGGCAGAAGAAACCGCTTTggaaagtttcaattatagaaaCAGCGTCCAAGAGGTGCAAAGCACTAAACACGTGCAAACCCCTCTGGGAAAGTTTCGACTATTAGTGAGACATTGTTTAATGAAAAagtgtttacatttttctctGCAGTATTTG AACAATTCAAACAAGGCAAAGCTTTTCTACGATAAACATTCGATAATCGGGGATGAAATCTTGTCGGCAATATTGTTATCCGTGTTTCTGCaatgcaataaaataaatttcgaaTTAGATCTGACTAATTGTGCGTTTTTAGACCTGACTTGGCAGACACCCGACTTGGTAAAACTCGAACTTGTACCGTGTAAAAATTTGGGGATTAGTATTAG TTTTTCAGAAAATAAAGCAGTTATTGTACACGTGAAGTCCAACAGCGTGGCGTCAGAGTCC GGCGAAATCTGCACGGGCGATATTCTGTCAAATTTAAACGGCGTCGAAATAAATTCGTCTTGCAAGGGGCGACTTAACGCGATTTTCCGCGCTAATAAAGGCAAGCCGATCAATTTAGTCGTCGTGAAAGCATTCCATAAACAATCCCAGGACGTCTTTGCACCCGTGAAAACAATACTGGAAAAGTTGCAAATTGATCCTGTGAAGATCACAAATCGTTCGCAGAGTGAACACACCACCGAGAC GGCGACATGCGCGCCAAAAAGTACCAAATCTGGATACAGCGCGACTTATTTGGGCCTCGTGAGCGTCGGAAACAACGGAAGCGTCAGACAAATTGAAGAAGCCATAAAACGTCGCTTGAGCATGACGAAGAGCGACACACAAAAGCCGGTAATATTTGAAATTGGAGAGATGAACATCAAAGTATTAGACTCTGAGACAGGGGGC ATCGTTTTTAAACACTCGTATATGCAGATCTCGTCTTGCGGATCGGTCCCCGCTTTGCCCAACTACGTCGCGTACATTGCAGG GGACGAGAACTGTGATACGGCGTCTAACTTTgtttgttacatttttcacGTCCAAAACATTGAAGACGCGTGCACGATCTTGCAAAGTATAGGTGGGAGCTTTCACTCACTGTGGATTTCGTTGACGTTTtgcgatttattttttcagggCAAGGATTCGGCAGGACGCATTTCGCCGTCTAGAACTCCCTCTACGACACACTTTAAtcgtacaataaaaaatttaatgcttTACGTGCAAGCCGAAGCGCAAAATCTCaaacagaatacatttttcactttgtaa